One part of the Methylobacterium terrae genome encodes these proteins:
- a CDS encoding sensor histidine kinase, which yields MRTLMLKLGLRFDDPHDEKRFVRQFTLDDLSRTQAAMVLGAVVYCSFSAMDWILSPEAWGPATAIRLAVAVLVLLPATGLLAWPPARPFAERIYLVYCVVPGCMLSVIYVFLRPSFDHGAAGMIVVILFVSTLLPLRVPSFAVFAVLTWTCFALFETMASHDNPGLTLVNNAEIGAAYALSLYGVGAREFRARRQFRTTEELQVEKDRSEAALAELRATQAHLIQAEKLAALGQLVAGVAHEINTPIGLALTTSTAFDHHVGQLRRSIASGQVSRSQLTQCVEQLSEGTRLIFSNLTRAADLVQNFKQVAVDQAMEDRRSFDVRDWLVELMSTLGPLLRRKGHEVRLACAEGIVVDSYPGALAQVVSNLALNAVIHAFPDGRAGTLAIDVSLVDDARIRIVFRDDGQGIPKENLPRIFDPFFTTRRDRGSTGLGLHIVYNLVTSTLQGRIDLESGEATGTRITIDLPATLA from the coding sequence ATGCGCACGCTCATGCTCAAGCTCGGCCTTCGCTTCGACGACCCGCACGACGAGAAGCGGTTCGTCCGGCAATTCACGCTCGACGACCTGAGCCGAACCCAGGCCGCGATGGTGCTCGGCGCCGTCGTCTACTGCTCCTTCTCGGCCATGGACTGGATCCTCAGCCCGGAGGCGTGGGGCCCGGCCACCGCGATCCGGCTCGCCGTCGCCGTCCTGGTCCTGCTGCCGGCGACCGGGCTGCTCGCATGGCCGCCCGCCCGGCCCTTCGCGGAGCGGATCTACCTCGTCTACTGCGTCGTCCCGGGCTGCATGCTCAGCGTGATCTACGTCTTCCTGCGCCCGAGCTTCGATCACGGCGCCGCGGGCATGATCGTGGTGATCCTGTTCGTGTCGACGCTGCTGCCGCTGAGGGTGCCCTCGTTCGCCGTCTTCGCCGTCCTGACCTGGACGTGCTTCGCCCTGTTCGAGACGATGGCCAGTCACGACAATCCCGGCCTGACCCTGGTGAACAACGCCGAGATCGGCGCGGCCTACGCGCTCTCGCTCTACGGGGTCGGCGCGCGGGAGTTCCGCGCGCGGCGCCAGTTCCGCACGACGGAAGAGCTCCAGGTCGAGAAGGACCGCTCGGAAGCCGCGCTCGCCGAGCTGCGCGCGACGCAGGCCCACCTGATCCAGGCCGAGAAGCTCGCGGCGCTCGGCCAGCTCGTGGCGGGCGTCGCGCACGAGATCAACACGCCGATCGGCCTCGCGCTCACGACCTCGACGGCGTTCGACCACCATGTCGGGCAGCTCCGCCGCAGCATCGCCTCGGGCCAGGTCAGCCGCTCGCAGCTGACGCAGTGCGTCGAGCAGCTGAGCGAGGGTACGCGGCTGATCTTCTCCAACCTCACCCGCGCCGCCGACCTGGTGCAGAACTTCAAGCAGGTCGCGGTCGATCAGGCGATGGAGGATCGGCGCAGCTTCGACGTCCGCGACTGGCTCGTCGAGCTGATGAGCACGCTGGGTCCGCTCCTGCGGCGCAAGGGCCACGAGGTCCGGCTCGCCTGCGCCGAGGGGATCGTCGTCGATTCCTATCCGGGCGCGCTGGCGCAGGTCGTCAGCAACCTCGCGCTCAACGCCGTCATCCACGCCTTCCCGGACGGCCGCGCGGGCACGCTCGCGATCGACGTGAGCCTGGTCGACGACGCGCGGATCAGGATCGTGTTTCGCGACGACGGCCAGGGCATTCCGAAGGAGAACCTGCCGCGGATCTTCGATCCGTTCTTCACGACCCGGCGCGACAGGGGCAGCACCGGTCTCGGCCTGCACATCGTCTACAACCTCGTCACCTCGACCCTGCAGGGGCGGATCGACCTCGAGAGCGGCGAGGCGACCGGAACGCGGATCACGATCGATCTCCCGGCGACGCTGGCCTAA
- a CDS encoding response regulator, giving the protein MVGLTSPAPGVSLPRPDGAPTPVAEGSDMHLIIVDDHPLFRDALSSAVRLAFPAAEVEEADGIESACAALARGRSIDLTLLDLTMQGVNGFDGLIAIRTRFPRIPVLVVSGLDDPRIMREALAHGAAGFVPKAAGKPVLIRAITDVLNGAVFVPEGVAGPAEGPGRKAGKAPIAERIAELTPQQVRVLLMIRQGKLNKQIAHELGVGDSTVKAHVSEILRKLGVISRTQIVIETANLDYDHILSSLPSS; this is encoded by the coding sequence ATGGTGGGATTGACCAGCCCGGCCCCTGGAGTGTCTCTTCCGCGGCCGGACGGGGCACCGACGCCCGTCGCGGAGGGGTCGGACATGCACCTGATCATCGTGGACGATCACCCGCTGTTCCGCGATGCCTTGAGCAGCGCGGTCCGCCTCGCCTTCCCGGCCGCCGAGGTCGAGGAGGCGGACGGCATCGAGAGCGCCTGCGCGGCGCTCGCCCGCGGCCGCTCGATCGACCTGACGCTCCTCGACCTCACCATGCAGGGCGTGAACGGCTTCGACGGGCTGATCGCCATCCGCACCCGCTTCCCGCGCATCCCGGTGCTGGTGGTGTCGGGCCTCGACGACCCCCGCATCATGCGCGAGGCGCTCGCCCACGGCGCCGCCGGCTTCGTGCCCAAGGCCGCCGGCAAGCCGGTGCTGATCCGCGCCATCACGGACGTGCTCAACGGCGCGGTGTTCGTGCCCGAGGGCGTCGCCGGCCCGGCGGAAGGCCCGGGCCGCAAGGCCGGCAAGGCGCCGATCGCCGAGCGCATCGCCGAGCTGACCCCGCAGCAGGTGCGGGTGCTGCTGATGATCCGCCAGGGCAAGCTCAACAAGCAGATCGCCCACGAGCTCGGCGTCGGCGACTCGACCGTCAAGGCCCACGTCTCGGAGATCCTGCGCAAGCTCGGGGTCATCAGCCGGACCCAGATCGTCATCGAGACGGCGAACCTCGACTACGACCACATCCTGTCGAGCCTGCCGTCGAGCTGA